Proteins encoded in a region of the Syngnathus typhle isolate RoL2023-S1 ecotype Sweden linkage group LG20, RoL_Styp_1.0, whole genome shotgun sequence genome:
- the ppt2b gene encoding lysosomal thioesterase PPT2, which yields MKSLATDSIIRRRENSIGITSLLWSLLGACLWTVAVAYKPVIIVHGLFDSSGDFENLQGFIHEAHPGTNVTVIDLFDRGSSLQPMWKQVEGFKTAIYPIMQNSAEGVHFICYSQGGLICRGILSTLPDHNVHSFISLSSPQAGQYGDTDYLKYLFPQFVKSNLYHLCYTSIGQRVSICNYWNDPHHRDMYTNSSDYLALLNSDRPNPNSTEWKKNFLRLDKLVLVGGPDDGVITPWQSSQFGFFDDNETVVEMQHQGIYLKDIFGLKTLATRGDLILCSIPYVQHVWWHSNETVFHVCMEKWLV from the exons ATGAAGAGCTTGGCGACAGACTCGATCATCCGAAGAAGGGAGAACAGCATCGGGATAACCAGCCTATTATGGTCGCTTCTCGGTGCGTGTTTATGGACAGTCGCAGTTGCTTATAAGCCGGTGATCATCGTGCACGGCTTGTTCGACAGCTCGGGAGATTTTGAAAACCTCCAGGGCTTCATTCATGAG GCTCATCCCGGAACAAATGTGACAGTGATTGACTTGTTTGATCGAGGTTCCAGCCTGCAGCCCATGTGGAAGCAGGTCGAGGGTTTCAAAACGGCCATTTACCCTATCATGCAAAACTCCGCTGAGGGAGTTCATTTTATCTGCTACTCTCAAG GTGGACTGATTTGCAGAGGAATCTTGTCCACTCTGCCAGATCACAACGTGCACTCATTCATCTCGCTGTCCTCACCTCAGGCCGGACAATACGGCG ATACCGATTACTTGAAGTACCTGTTTCCTCAGTTTGTCAAGTCCAACTTGTACCATCTCTGTTATACTTCCATAGGCCAGAGGGTATCTATCTGCAACTATTGGAACg ACCCCCACCACAGGGACATGTACACCAACAGCAGTGATTATCTGGCTCTCCTCAACAGCGACAGACCTAATCCGAATTCAACAG AATGGAAGAAAAACTTTTTGAGACTTGACAAGCTGGTGCTAGTCGGAGGACCCGACGATGGAGTCATCACTCCCTGGCAGTCGAG TCAGTTTGGATTCTTTGATGACAATGAGACTGTTGTTGAGATGCAACATCAAGGC atCTACTTAAAGGATATCTTTGGTCTGAAGACGCTGGCGACTCGTGGCGACCTGATCTTGTGTTCGATTCCTTACGTCCAACATGTCTGGTGGCATTCAAATGAAACTGTATTCCATGTTTGCATGGAAAAGTGGCTGGTTTAG
- the rps5 gene encoding 40S ribosomal protein S5, which translates to MAEWETAPAVAESPEIKLFGKWSTDDVQINDISLQDYIAVKEKYAKYLPHSGGRYAAKRFRKAQCPIVERLTNSMMMHGRNNGKKLMTVRIVKHAFEIIHLLTGENPLQVLVNAIINSGPREDSTRIGRAGTVRRQAVDVSPLRRVNQAIWLLCTGAREAAFRNIKTIAECLADELINAAKGSSNSYAIKKKDELERVAKSNR; encoded by the exons A TGGCTGAATGGGAGACTGCACCAGCAGTGGCTGAGAGTCCTGAGATCAAGCTGTTTGGCAAGTGGAGCACCGATGATGTCCAGATCAATGACATCTCCCTGCAG GACTACATTGCCGTGAAGGAGAAGTACGCCAAGTACCTGCCGCACTCTGGTGGCCGTTATGCCGCCAAGCGTTTCCGCAAGGCCCAGTGCCCTATCGTGGAGCGTCTGACCAACTCCATGATGATGCACGGCCGCAACAATGGCAAGAAGCTGATGACCGTGCGCATTGTCAAGCACGCCTTTGAGATCATCCACTTGCTGACTGGGGAG AATCCCCTCCAAGTGTTGGTGAACGCCATCATCAACAGTGGACCCCGCGAGGACTCCACCCGTATTGGCCGCGCCGGTACAGTCAGGAGGCAGGCTGTGGATGTGTCGCCCCTCCGTAGAGTCAACCAG GCTATTTGGCTGCTGTGCACAGGCGCAAGAGAAGCTGCTTTCAGGAACATCAAGACTATTGCAGAGTGCCTGGCTGATGAGCTTATCAATGCTGCCAAG ggTTCATCTAATTCTTACGCCATCAAAAAGAAAGACGAGTTGGAGAGAGTTGCCAAGTCCAACCGTTAA
- the cratb gene encoding carnitine O-acetyltransferase b — protein sequence MISSKIQPGAWRQWLTRVTSRQELSMSTFVPPQPVPPLSQTLQAYMRSLEPLIPPEELTHTRRVMREFSRRGGLGAELQKGLERRARNTENWITDWWVQWAYLESRLPLPVHSNPAISLPRRDYNGWRSQLLFASKLIVAVLEFKARLDAGRLALEYMRGRPLCMELYPLLFSSCRIPGPKHDYVAHHGTSRRSPTHITVVRNYQFFQLEVYNSDGSRLTESQIHGQLLRIRSQSWKTDKEPMGILTSDHRHTWGQAYNRLLRDKLNRESVRAIERGLFSLCLDSPVMRISDEKYASRKAAQVLHGGGTFSNSGNRWFDKTLQFVIGEDGSWGLLYEQATAEGPPIATLLDYVLRHCEEPDSRRSPLVPLPMPKKLYFNIDREIKRDIENAKQNLDILINDLDVNVFNFKKFGKDLPKRHKLSPNSFIQLALQLAYYRVHGDVCATCDIASQRMFRKGRTEYIRSPSNEMLKFILAFVDPSVSREVKLQLLTQGIDAYSALTDQVLKGHGIDRHLLGLKLQAIEEGLSVPKIFMDTAFGLATHWKLRTGQVPANTDSVMCFGPLVPDGYAICYNPQSDHVHFSITAFNCCDETNAEKLGVAVRDTLCQLHDLLEPTV from the exons ATGATTTCCAGCAAAATCCAACCTGGAGCGTGGAGACAATGGCTCACGCGT GTGACATCCAGGCAGGAGCTGAGCATGTCCACTTTCGTGCCCCCGCAGCCAGTGCCTCCTCTGAGTCAAACCTTACAAGCCTACATGAGGAGCCTGGAGCCCCTCATACCTCCTGAAGAGCTTACTCACACCCGCAGGGTGATGCGGGAGTTCTCTAGGCGTGGTGGTCTTGGTGCGGAGCTTCAGAAGGGCCTGGAAAGGAGGGCCAGAAACACAGAAAACTGG ATCACAGACTGGTGGGTCCAATGGGCCTACTTGGAAAGTCGATTGCCATTGCCTGTGCATTCCAACCCTGCTATTTCTCTTCCCAGGCGAGATTACAATGGCTGGAGGAGCCAACTTTT GTTTGCTTCCAAGCTGATTGTAGCGGTACTTGAATTTAAAGCCAGACTTGACGC TGGCCGGCTGGCGTTAGAGTACATGCGAGGCAGGCCTCTGTGCATGGAACTCTACCCGCTCCTCTTCTCCTCATGTCGCATCCCGGGCCCCAAACACGACTACGTCGCTCACCATGGGACCTCCCGACGGTCCCCAACGCACATCACTGTGGTCAGAAACTATCAG TTTTTCCAGCTGGAGGTGTACAACAGTGACGGGTCCCGACTGACGGAAAGCCAGATTCACGGGCAGCTGCTGAGGATCAGGTCTCAGTCCTGGAAGACGGATAAAGAGCCGATGGGCATCCTGACTAGCGACCATCGCCACACGTGGGGCCAGGCCTACAATCGCCTTCTCAGAG ATAAATTAAATCGGGAATCAGTGCGGGCAATCGAGAGGGGACTTTTCTCATTATGTCTGGATTCGCCAGTTATGAGGATATCAGATGAAAA ATATGCCAGCCGCAAAGCAGCCCAGGTCCTGCACGGAGGCGGGACCTTCTCCAATAGTGGCAACCGTTGGTTTGACAAAACTCTACAG TTTGTGATCGGCGAGGACGGCTCTTGGGGTCTTCTGTATGAACAAGCCACAGCCGAAGGTCCTCCCATAGCGACTCTGCTGGATTATGTCCTGCGTCACTG TGAAGAACCAGACTCACGGAGGTCACCACTGGTTCCTCTTCCAATGCCCAAGAAGCTTTACTTTAATATAGACCGAGAAATCAAGAGAGACATTGAGAATGCCAAGCAGAACCTTGATAT ACTGATCAATGACCTGGATGTGAATGTATTCAACTTTAAAAAGTTTGGCAAAGACCTCCCCAAGCGGCACAAATTGAGTCCCAACTCCTTCATCCAGTTGGCGCTGCAGCTGGCCTACTACAG AGTTCACGGCGACGTCTGCGCCACTTGCGACATTGCCTCTCAGAGGATGTTTCGCAAAGGAAGAACCGAATACATCCGCTCGCCTTCTAACGAGATGCTTAAATTCATCCTCGCCTTTGTCGATCCATCCGTATCG CGGGAGGTCAAGCTCCAGCTGCTGACACAAGGCATTGATGCCTACTCAGCTCTGACTGACCAG GTACTTAAAGGACATGGCATAGACCGACATCTGCTTGGGCTTAAGTTGCAGGCCATCGAAGAGGGATTGAGCGTTCCCAAAATCTTCATGGATACTGCCTTTGGCCTGGCAACTCATTGGAAACTCCGAACTGGGCAG GTGCCTGCAAACACAGACAGTGTAATGTGTTTTGGTCCCCTGGTACCTGATGGTTACGCAATATGTTACAACCCACAGTCCGACCATGTCCACTTTTCTATAACTGCTTTCAACTGCTGTGATGAAACAAATGCAGAAAAGCTGGGCGTTGCCGTGCGGGACACTCTGTGCCAACTGCACGACCTATTGGAGCCTACTGTGTAG
- the nrm gene encoding nurim, which yields MEMASVTIRGCALCTVTLLNFAFVFLSGADFIRFISFRAIYHNITGETTLCQDSIPWSEALQDRSVLKSLVMDAALLALFTVQHSLLAWLPVKQACQSILGSLNRTAYCFTTALALQILMHYWQPVTGAPCLWSVRHAPWSVWFPLLCFAVHFFCWAIICTILMMFDYPELLGIKQVYYQCLGMGDPLSYKSSQAQRFLSHLRHPVCLELGVVLWLLPALSLDRLLLALTMSVYLALAHSLDKQDLAFLCDQLNCKFQLLTEPHRAKAPSASLDSKHKEK from the exons ATGGAAATGGCGTCAGTCACTATCCGTGGCTGTGCTCTGTGCACGGTAACTTTGTTGAActttgcctttgtttttttatctggtGCAGATTTTATTCGCTTCATATCATTCCGAGCCATCTACCATAACATCACCGGAGAGACGACACTTtgccaag ACTCCATACCATGGTCAGAGGCACTACAAGATCGCTCTGTCCTCAAGTCTCTGGTCATGGATGCGGCTCTGCTGGCTCTTTTCACCGTGCAGCACAGTCTGCTTGCATGGCTGCCTGTCAAACAGGCCTGCCAGTCCATCCTGGGCTCCCTGAACAGGACTGCGTACTGTTTCACCACTGCACTGGCTCTGCAG ATCTTGATGCATTACTGGCAGCCTGTAACTGGCGCCCCCTGTCTATGGTCAGTGCGCCATGCACCTTGGAGCGTCTGGTTCCCTCTCCTCTGTTTCGCTGTGCACTTCTTTTGCTGGGCCATCATCTGCACCATCCTCATGATGTTTGACTACCCAGAACTTCTGGGCATTAAGCAG GTGTATTACCAATGTTTGGGGATGGGCGACCCGCTGTCCTACAAATCGTCCCAGGCCCAACGTTTCCTCTCTCACCTCCGCCATCCGGTGTGTCTGGAACTTGGCGTTGTGCTGTGGCTCCTGCCGGCTTTATCCTTGGACAGGCTGCTCCTGGCATTAACGATGTCAGTCTACCTGGCGTTGGCACACTCGCTGGACAAACAGGATTTAGCTTTCCTATGCGACCAGCTTAACTGCAAGTTTCAGCTCCTTACCGAGCCGCACCGGGCCAAAGCCCCAAGCGCCAGTCTTGACAGCAAGCACAAGGAGAAGTGA
- the ppp1r18 gene encoding uncharacterized protein ppp1r18, producing MSVSSLPEWKQLLLERKRREEEERERREKEEEQKFADMPAWKRGIIQRRKAKQEKDIPVLPLDAQPSSDLPSDTETSANVNQRNELSPEPSQWMDADPKLASQVSVETIVPLHENPFILTQSMWRRSKEGDGGYQERGNDSEVKEKDKLTPRGHDGETGRGRKIEQKIERFRDLSEGRDKERSRDRSQGRDNSKEIWKESVRDGAKEKEENERDPANSFSPMVPCLRTIRADNIIIIEQNRRGSDEIRTKWRELEVEQPEEDSQGKRGMKMDLREILAGGASVTEIRASDVLIIKPTTGLEERSSGGGGANPNERPSGPETVMKDSSDDNVFSERGGRVSQLLSKFGELRKPPSRSKSSDNFLRPGRRKNSQENNEQTSGVSLKGVPKRSFSFSDRVVCAKENGLDPDGYFERKRLQRIHSDRSGKEIPVMCKKDKYGKQNDGQLEGQSHTIQKRSDTGMGFQNRSEVKKLDPVERRPTGDEDREGFTTASVKSTEGISFARRIPIRQDGKSKMAEREAGAVSDRGTEWELLSHHTEELISKIEKIIDDPPYRNEAHEVAPRSPKMGNSPGPLEIQIPRTVFYVAEEMARKKKEGKDSEEGVERRDSWRLGKPVSRIESLREKIRQKEQGQNGGESTCEEPEKDKEHKRRTEADTSVQTSGSAFDITQEVDVLKNCPHLPVSALDSPTAAGEEVSSGFENAPSEDRDQCLQKSDTLKDADRQVTQQRSQRPSQEGNQEDTKDSDVKVNASSIEPGQAPSPSPPHPNSLAEMSRIYNLETVGSRSGLCLRERNVDVSSVHLIKVKPLIDTHKGDGQGEDASGLKTIQLQFEQFQLKEQEVLTSQHVSSNSPCKDKEVKGFRKHQTGEMVKETSEINPKVCLRRVGASPTSQLKQPNPINSSYHKSQSQDKSAKASDGAPTPASSPCSTSPAASPAPSPTFFTIRSASNRGATITITPKKNTGTAKTTDTKIPQASQQTQTVSTESTKKKYPAVEDIEVIGGYQNLEKSCLVRSKGTPKRGKVCFDEDRLEQVCEYPSETSMMVSTPYPHETGTPETPQGEEPQEDEGEVDGDVMSKGPRNLGTAFGRSLRVDESCPR from the exons ATGTCTGTCTCCTCTCTTCCGGAATGGAAGCAACTCCTCTTGGAGAGAAAGAGGCGAGAGGAAGAGGAACGAGAAAGgcgagaaaaagaagaagagcaaaAGTTTGCCGACATGCCTGCCTGGAAGCGTGGGATTATTCAGCGGAGGAAAGCAAAGCAGGAAAAAGATATTCCCGTCCTGCCGTTGGATGCTCAACCATCTTCGGATCTACCGAGCGACACGGAGACCTCCGCCAACGTCAATCAGAGAAATGAACTCAGTCCAGAGCCGAGCCAATGGATGGATGCAGACCCCAAACTAGCGAGTCAGGTCTCTGTGGAAACCATCGTTCCGCTCCATGAAAACCCGTTTATACTCACGCAGAGTATGTGGAGGAGGAGCAAGGAAGGGGATGGAGGATACCAGGAGAGGGGCAATGACTCGGAGGTCAAAGAAAAGGACAAACTGACCCCTAGGGGTCACGATGGGGAGACGGGGAGAGGAAGAAAAATAGAACAGAAAATAGAGAGATTTCGAGATTTGAGTGAAGGAAGAGACAAGGAGAGGAGCAGAGATAGGAGTCAAGGGAGAGACAATAGCAAGGAGATTTGGAAAGAATCAGTCAGAGATGGCGCCAAGGAGAAGGAAGAAAACGAACGAGATCCAGCAAATTCATTTTCCCCGATGGTCCCTTGTCTTCGAACGATCCGCGCGGACAATATCATCATCATTGAACAGAATCGGAGAGGCAGTGATGAAATCAGAACAAAATGGCGGGAGTTGGAGGTGGAGCAGCCTGAGGAGGACTCGCAAGGAAAGAGAGGGATGAAGATGGACCTCAGGGAGATCCTGGCAGGGGGTGCCAGTGTGACAGAGATCCGAGCTTCTGATGTTCTAATCATAAAGCCCACAACTGGCTTGGAGGAACGCTCTTCGGGAGGGGGAGGAGCCAACCCCAATGAAAGACCAAGCGGCCCAGAAACAGTCATGAAGGACAGCTCGGATGACAACGTGTTTTCTGAACGCGGTGGGAGGGTTAGCCAGCTGCTCAGTAAATTCGGGGAGCTCCGTAAACCTCCATCCAGATCCAAAAGTTCAGATAATTTCCTTCGGCCCGGTCGGAGGAAAAATTCACAGGAAAACAATGAACAAACATCTGGCGTGTCCCTCAAAGGTGTGCCCAAACGTTCCTTTAGCTTCTCCGATAGGGTGGTGTGCGCTAAAGAAAATGGTTTGGATCCAGATGGATACTTTGAAAGGAAACGACTTCAGAGGATACATTCAGACAGAAGCGGGAAGGAAATCCCAGTCATGTGCAAAAAAGACAAGTACGGAAAGCAAAATGATGGGCAATTAGAAGGTCAGAGTCACACAATCCAGAAAAGATCCGATACAGGGATGGGATTCCAAAACAGGAGTGAAGTCAAAAAATTAGACCCAGTCGAAAGAAGGCCAACAGGTGATGAAGATAGAGAAGGTTTCACCACCGCTTCTGTAAAAAGCACCGAGGGAATTTCATTCGCTAGAAGAATCCCGATCCGGCAAGATGGAAAATCCAAGATGGCTGAAAGAGAGGCCGGCGCCGTTTCGGACAGAGGGACCGAATGGGAGCTTTTGTCCCATCACACAGAAGAACTCATCAGCAAAATCGAAAAAATCATCGACGATCCGCCTTACAGGAATGAAGCCCATGAAGTCGCCCCCAGATCTCCAAAAATGGGGAACTCTCCAGGTCCCTTAGAAATCCAGATCCCAAGGACCGTGTTTTATGTCGCCGAGGAGatggccagaaaaaaaaaggaagggaaaGACTCTGAAGAAGGAGTGGAGAGGAGGGATAGTTGGAGGCTCGGAAAACCCGTCAGCCGCATCGAGTCCTTGCGGGAGAAAATAAGACAAAAAGAGCAAGGACAAAATGGAGGTGAAAGTACCTGTGAGGAAccagaaaaagacaaagaacacaAGAGGAGGACTGAAGCAGACACATCGGTTCAGACATCCGGGTCTGCCTTTGACATCACGCAGGAAGTCGACGTGTTGAAAAACTGCCCTCATCTTCCTGTTTCTGCTCTAGACTCACCCACAGCTGCTGGAGAGGAAGTCAGTAGCGGTTTCGAAAACGCTCCGTCCGAAGACCGCGACCAATGTCTTCAAAAATCCGATACTTTAAAAGATGCGGACCGACAAGTGACCCAACAAAGAAGCCAACGCCCGAGCCAGGAAGGAAACCAAGAGGACACAAAGGACAGTGACGTAAAAGTCAACGCATCATCCATCGAGCCTGGGCAAGCTCCTTCACCTTCACCGCCGCATCCCAACTCCTTAGCAGAAATGAGCCGGATCTACAACTTGGAAACGGTTGGTTCCAGATCAGGCTTGTGTTTAAGAGAAAGAAACGTGGACGTGTCATCGGTACATCTCATCAAGGTGAAGCCCCTCATCGATACACACAAAGGAGATGGTCAAGGTGAAGACGCCAGTGGacttaaaaccatccaacttcAATTTGAGCAGTTTCAACTTAAAGAGCAGGAAGTGCTGACGTCTCAACATGTTTCCTCAAACTCTCCGTGTAAGGACAAAGAGGTCAAAGGATTCAGAAAGCATCAGACTGGTGAGATGGTTAAAGAAACATCAGAAATAAACCCCAAAGTGTGTCTCAGACGTGTTGGAGCTTCTCCAACATCTCAACTCAAACAACCCAACCCGATTAATAGCTCATACCACAAGAGCCAATCCCAGGATAAATCCGCAAAAGCCTCCGACGGTGCTCCAACTCCAGCTTCCTCGCCATGTTCCACATCTCCAGCTGCCTCTCCGGCACCATCACCGACATTCTTTACCATTCGCAGTGCCTCGAACCGAGGAGCCACCATTACAATCACCCCGAAAAAAAACACAGGAACGGCAAAAACAACCGATACTAAAATCCCCCAGGCCAGCCAACAAACCCAAACGGTATCGACTGAGTCCACAAAGAAGAAATATCCAGCGGTGGAGGATATCGAAGTGATTGGCGGATATCAAAACCTGGAGAAGTCATGTCTCGTTCGGAGCAAAGGGACACCTAAAAGG GGGAAGGTGTGTTTTGATGAGGACAGGCTAGAGCAAGTGTGCGAGTACCCTTCTGAGACCTCCATGATGGTATCCACCCCTTACCCTCATGAAACGGGGACGCCCGAGACaccacagggagaggaaccccAGGAGGACGAAGGAGAAGTGGACGGAGATGTCATGTCTAAGGGCCCAAGGAATTTGGGGACTGCATTTGGACGGAGTCTAAGAGTGG ATGAGTCGTGCCCTCGGTAA
- the limd1b gene encoding LIM domain-containing protein 1: MDTSGGSQFYFGHCAKCNKEVLGAGKACQALGQIFHQTCFTCSVCDKRLQGKPFYTVTGTIYCEEDFLYSGVHPSPEVCFSCDQIITDMVVQARGKTYHSACFRCVVCKQSLEDVPFTVGPDEKLYCVDDYHKVQAPCCAACNKPILPTEGCTESIRVVSFNKNYHAECYGCEVDFV; encoded by the exons ATGGACACCAGTGGTGGTTCGCAATTTTATTTTG GTCATTGTGCAAAATGCAATAAAGAAGTGCTTGGTGCAGGAAAGGCCTGCCAGGCTTTGGGACAAATATTCCATCAAACGTGTTTCACCTGCAGTGTTTGTG ATAAACGACTTCAAGGCAAACCCTTCTATACAGTGACTGGAACTATCTATTGCGAGGAGGATTTTTTG TACTCTGGAGTTCATCCATCCCCTGAAGTCTGTTTCAGCTGTGATCagatcatcacagatatg GTTGTGCAGGCTCGTGGGAAGACGTACCACTCGGCCTGCTTCCGTTGTGTTGTTTGCAAACAGAGCCTGGAGGATGTGCCCTTCACCGTGGGCCCTGACGAGAAGCTTTACTGTGTTGATGATTACCACAA GGTGCAGGCTCCTTGCTGTGCTGCTTGCAATAAGCCCATACTACCAACTGAG GGATGCACAGAGTCTATTCGAGTGGTTTCGTTTAACAAAAACTACCATGCAGAGTGCTACGGATGTGAAGTTGACTTTGTTTGA
- the ddah2 gene encoding N(G),N(G)-dimethylarginine dimethylaminohydrolase 2 encodes MANMCPYGQFTHAVVRGISENFGKVVGDNGENKDVSVDLAKAQRQFGCLTGALRQKVGLQLIEIPPDPELPMSWKVEDVAVIHGDTALITRPFSQQRRSEAEAVRKVLAELNLTIEEMDGTAGDSEGATLEGSDILFTGKEFFVGISSHTNIKGAKKLADTFRDFSVSTVPVCGGVRLKNICSMGGANTIIISNSDGAKKTLRMMEQLTDHHYEVLTVPEQSAANCIYINGPSKKDFLLHRPVEECPDSVAAFQKLQDCTFLPTACSEIAKLEASLSSLCLLVNKKHKYF; translated from the exons ATGGCAAACATGTGCCCGTACGGCCAGTTCACCCACGCGGTGGTGCGAGGCATCTCGGAGAACTTTGGAAAGGTGGTGGGAGACAATGGTGAGAACAAGGATGTCTCAGTGGACCTGGCCAAGGCCCAGCGTCAGTTCGGCTGCCTGACGGGGGCGCTGAGGCAGAAGGTGGGCTTGCAGCTGATCGAGATCCCTCCCGACCCGGAGCTGCCCATGAGCTGGAAGGTAGAGGACGTGGCGGTGATCCATGGTGACACGGCGCTCATCACCAGGCCCTTCAGCCAGCAGAGGCGCAGTGAG GCGGAGGCGGTACGCAAGGTGCTGGCCGAGCTCAACCTGACCATCGAGGAGATGGACGGCACCGCGGGGGACTCCGAGGGGGCCACGCTAGAGGGCAGCGACATCCTCTTCACAGGGAAGGAGTTCTTTGTCGGCATCTCCTCCCACACCAATATCAAGGGAGCCAAAAAGCTGGCGGACACATTTCgg GACTTTTCCGTGTCCACCGTGCCAGTCTGCGGCGGGGTTCGACTGAAAAACATCTGCTCGATGGGTGGAGCCAacaccatcatcatcagcaaCAGCGACGGGGCCAAGAAGACACTGCGG ATGATGGAACAGCTGACCGACCACCACTATGAGGTTCTCACTGTGCCTGAGCAATCTGCAGCTAACTGCATTTACATAAATGGGCCTTCCAAGAAGGATTTCCTGCTCCACAGGCCAGTGGAAGAATGTCCCGACAGTGTGGCT GCGTTCCAGAAGCTGCAGGATTGCACCTTCTTGCCTACAGCTTGCAGCGAGATCGCCAAGCTGGAAGCTTCTCTGTCCTCGCTTTGCCTCCTTGTTAATAAGAAGCACAAATATTTCTGA